GGGTATTGtcttactacagacaatttttatacgTCCCCTGAGCTTTAAGAGTTCCtgatacaaaagaaaatggaTGCCtacggaactgttagggctaacctgCGTGAATTGCCAGCCAATTCCACTGCACAAAAGCTCAAGCCTGGggataaagttgcctggcagaaaggaaagatgatagCTCTCCGATGGCATGATAAAAAGGATGTctgcatgatgagcactgtacacaacacCCCCGCTGTTCAAACCAGAACCAGAAGTGGGAAAGACGTTCAGAAGCCCCAGGTAGTCATCGACTACAACTGCACAATAGcgggtgttgacagagctgaccaggcCATGACATTTTATCCAGCGGTCAAAAAGCAACAgagaaagtactataaaaaaatctttcgCTATCCAGTGGAACAGTGTCTGTGGAATGCgtacattctattcaaaaaacaaaatgacaggcctgtacatAAATTCATATAGAAAATCGGTATAAAaagctatatgtgtgaaacacctAACACCAGAAGAGGATGCAAATCAACATCAACTTGAACAACGTGCTTCATACACGGTGAACCCGCTACCCCTGAGTGCTCGTCATTTTCCGGAGTACATTCCACCAACCCCAAGAAAGCAAAAGCACACAAGAATGTGTGCggtgtgctgctccaagagaggggaggacgGGAAAAAAATCCGGAAGGAAACCCGGTTCAACTGCCCTGAATGTGGTGTTGGACTCTATGCTgccccctgttttaaaatttaccacactagggaggtgttttagaataaaatagtactttacaatatacagagttattgcattttcagtattttcagtatttttgatttatttatgcattcttgtttaagctgatttttgtgttttatattttgttttattattctttttttttacaatattatgtgtttcaaactttattatattcaggatatctagtAGAcccgaatgtcaaagtcgaacaccattaaagtcaatgggaggaaaaatttggtttTTTTTCCAGCACTGTGTAgggcttctacagcctccaaacagatgtaaaaagatacattgtaaaaggatacataacactattacatacccctgtacttcacatgaatattaaagagcacctgtcacatcaatattaggctaacacctgctttcaattagctgtaactgcaaagttcccacggtccaggaatcccaaaatgacattatgatttataatgtcattgtcggaaaacctgtaaaaaaaaaaaaacaagttaaaataaaacatacaaaataaattaatttaagattaatttttattttttttaaaacttttttttcccgaatttttgctgtcgaatcccgtgtttttcgggacgggtctatccgaattcgaacagccatatttgggtcaaatataaggacaacccgaattcgaacatcaacactaataaaGATAAAGGTTTACCTACTATATTCATGGGGACTTGGATTCTACGTCGGTTGTCATCAGATTCAGTGGAGAGTATAGAATGAGCAAAAGatttattgattaaaataaatcctCCTATTGGCTGCAACTCCTATGGTTAAATACCTAAATACAGGCTCTGGTTGCTGAATCCTCAGGGTGTCCACTGCTCTTCTGCTAGAGGGCTCTCAGctctgttaacctccctggcggtgttcccaagtgtggctcctaccttgttcccagttcCAGCGATGTCCACAGCATCCTCTGGTAATGTCTGCGGTATCCTCCAGTGATGTCGGTGTCTTCTTCTTCTGCTGATGCATCTTCCTCCCCAACGGGAGCATGAGGCTAgggcatctgcttgcgagtgCGTGCCTGGAGGGCGGGACCCTGCAGGCAGGTAGGCAGGTCCAGGCGgtatatttaaaattaagaggatttttaaatgtaccgcttttgcatttaaaaatcataccgccagggggttAATCAAGATTTTGCCCCCAGCTTAACTGTTACACGACCTTGCCTTGATtgtcgcctgccctgacctcagtctgATACACGaccttgcctgccgcctgccctggcTTTAGCCTAAGTAAATACCCCACCCTGACTGGCTGTTTTCCTGTTTGATTAGCTATTCTTACACTAAGGGTGCATGTCTCTGTCATCCCTATTGGGAAAAGCCTGGAGGCTGCAACTTGGTTACCTCCTTGCCAAAAAGTAGTTCAGTGGCTACTAGGGTCACGGGCccattactagattgtaagctgttcggggtagggttctctcctcctgtatcactgtctgtattagtctgtcatttgcaaaccctatttaatgtacagcgctgcgtaatatgttggtgctatataaatcctgtttaataataataataataataataataataataataatcatcacgCCTTGTGGGGTGTTAGATTCTTTGTCTCAGGTAACCCCATGTTGCCTGCCAGGCAGCACCCCTTACCTTGGGTGTTAATCGAGTTTTTGCCCTTTATTTGTGTTTGGAACTCTGAGAGGTCTACTTAGTGGACCTTAGTGAAAAATTCATTAGCCCACAAGACCAATCTAGAATCTTGTTGTGTGAAATATGTAAATTTTCAGCACCTAGATCATATTGAATGGGTGTATTAAAGGCATTCCATTTTTTGGTGGCTGTGTATCGTCATATACTATTTTAGGTGTAGGATTTGAAAGCAGCAGTGTAGTATCCTAGCCTAGGGGATGGACCTTTTAATAATCCCTGTAGTTTTTGCTGTTGCCCTCCCCTCTCTAGATATTACATTGGGACATTCAAAGTATTGTGTATAAGTGGGAACTGTGTCCctcaataaacataaaagaaaacaggaTGTCTTTACTGACTTTCGGTAACGGCCCCTGGATGTGAAGACCACAAAAAGCTGAGCTCCCGCACTGCCGAGGAGATCTGCTGTCCTAAGTCACTGAAATTTGGCATTTTGTGGCCCAGAAGCCAGAATATACTTACCCACTCGTCACGGATCCTGAATGGATTGCTATGTCCAAATGTGCAGCTCACAATCCGGGCAAACAAGTAAGCAGCACAAACCTAAAACATTAAGGCCGTTACCTAAGATGGGCGCcagggatgctgcaagctgctaaacaTACGATCTGCAGAGTGCTAACACTTGGTGGGTGGAAAGGGAAGATTCCTTTCTGTAACCTTCCTTCCCCACTGCAAGGTACAGGCACTGTTGGACAGTAGGTGACCTGAATGTTCATCAGACTCAAAAGTTCCACCTACTGGACGAGGGAAAACACAGTGCAAACTCCAACCTAAATGGCCAAATTATTGAAGAGGTGGTAAAAACCTTGAGAGCTCTGTTCATGGACAGTCAAGCATCCCTTATTCTGAATATGGAAAAGTAAACCAAGGATTTAAAGGGAACAAAGCCAAAGGAAGAAGAGGAAttccattttgtaattttaagaATTTCAGAGTGAAAATCCTTGGCACAGTGATTTTGCTATTCCCAGAGCAGAAGATAAATATATGGATCATCCTGGTGCTCTAGAGGAGGAAAATACAGTGAATATTACCAGTTAAGGGAAACTCCATGGGAACATACTAGGAGGCCCAAAGGCACTTCTCCTATATGTCAGAGTTGCAAACCTCACAGTTATCCCTACTCAAGTTTTGAAATTAGCCCATAGGTAAGCTATTGTCCATGTGTTTGACAATAGCATGGAAAGCTAGGCATTGCCATGTGGGATAAGTATcaatactacaataaaaaataaaaatactagaaaaagtatttaattaaaCACACAAACAATTCTGGActtcaaaaataaagtttattagcaTCACCAGAAGGAAATCCCTATGAATCACATCATCCAGCAATGTGAATCCAAGTCAGTCACAATGACCTGACACAAGCTTATGTTAACTAAATGTGCTAGATGACATATCCATGGTGCTTTTTCAAAGATATTACAAATCTGAATTTTTGCTTAGTTTGTTTGAATGTAACTTCAATTGAATTAATGCAAATTCTAGCAACACTATGTTTAGCATAACAAATCTTCACTGTTTTCAATTTTGGTCTATTTGGGTTTAAGTAGTAAATTGTAAGTAGGTgtttgtaccagggtttttttttttttgccttcctctggaccaactatatctatagggttttatatctgggatatgtttatttccctagtggttgaaattgaaagacctatgtcttttttcaacatgacctactatgtaacatgtAATAGTAATAGTTGCAATTGTGTTACCATCAAAGATGTACAATTAAAATTGAGGTACACTGTAATCATAAACtcctatttttttcccatatCCCCATTATGGATTTAAAAACTAAACATTCATAAAATTCAACCATTCTGTCCAAAGCTTTGGTTGGATCCAATTATCAAAACCTACAAATGATATAAAGGACTAACACTAACATTTACTTGTACAGACGAAGCAACAAACCTTTTTGGCTCTGAACATATTTCTTCAACGCCTGTTTTATTTCCTTGTTTCTTAGACAATAGATAAAAGGATTTAATAGAGGAGtcaaaatagaatagaaaacagAGATTAATTTGTCCTCCTCAAAGGAATAACCCTCTCTTGGcctaacatacataaatataacagCCCCAAAATATATTATAACCACAGTCAGGTGGGAGCCACAGGTAGAAAATACTTTCTGACGTCCTTCTgtagattgaattttaaaaatggcaGAAATAATGCTAATGTATGATAAAATAGTGAATAGAAGGCAGCTAAAAACAATGATCcacattaaactaaaaaaaatagatttaagaaAGGATGTATCAGAacatgaaagctttaataatggTGAAACATCACAAAAGTAATGGTTTATGACATTTGGTCCACAAAAAGATAATCTTGCTAACATAATCACAGGTAGCAAAGAACCAAGGAAGATACCCAGCCAACAACCACAAGTTAGGCTCCAACAAACCTTTGAGGTCACAATGGTGGTATACCGCAGGGGATGGCATATTGCCATATATCGATCATATGCCATGATGGCTAAAAGGAAATTCTCAATTcctccaagaaaaaagaaaaaatagcacTGAGTAAAACACGCATCAATAGATATTTTGTTTGTGCTGCTTAGAAAACCTAAAAGCAGTTTAGGAGCTGTCACTGTTACATAGCAAATCTGCATAAAGGCAAAGTTGCTGAGAAAAAAGTACATAGGGCGATGAAGGTGACTGTCAACTTGTATAACAGTAATG
This Pyxicephalus adspersus chromosome 6, UCB_Pads_2.0, whole genome shotgun sequence DNA region includes the following protein-coding sequences:
- the LOC140332682 gene encoding olfactory receptor 6M1-like, whose product is MQKWNESAVTEFILVGFPTNHNFQSFLFFIFFITYLLTVTGNIVIITVIQVDSHLHRPMYFFLSNFAFMQICYVTVTAPKLLLGFLSSTNKISIDACFTQCYFFFFLGGIENFLLAIMAYDRYMAICHPLRYTTIVTSKVCWSLTCGCWLGIFLGSLLPVIMLARLSFCGPNVINHYFCDVSPLLKLSCSDTSFLKSIFFSLMWIIVFSCLLFTILSYISIISAIFKIQSTEGRQKVFSTCGSHLTVVIIYFGAVIFMYVRPREGYSFEEDKLISVFYSILTPLLNPFIYCLRNKEIKQALKKYVQSQKGLLLRLYK